A stretch of the Nitratifractor salsuginis DSM 16511 genome encodes the following:
- a CDS encoding NAD(P)/FAD-dependent oxidoreductase encodes MKSTKTVDLAILGAGASGLMLASLLQNRKNVCLIDGNPAPGAKIAVSGGGRCNLCNAHLDPSYYRGDAKVLRSVFGRYDQHWLLRWFHERGVETRLEKGSQYFAKERSRAVLDALQRAARGVETLYGFRVKEIRKEAEGFSLIPERGRALRCRRLVIASGGLSFPKLGASGIGLEFAKESGHPVEPTAPALVGFTLQPAQAFFKSLSGVAVEAEVRVARRCWRDRLLFAHRGISGPAVLNASLWWERGEISIDFLPGFDLNEIRSERKNLSTLLPLPKRAALAFLKVLQIRDRPCRQLGRAEWERLEGLHDYRFAPAGTFGYSKAEVTRGGVGLSRIDPLTMESRLVPGLYFLGEVLDVTGELGGYNFQWAFSSAAVCAEALNE; translated from the coding sequence TTGAAAAGTACAAAAACCGTCGATCTGGCCATCCTGGGGGCGGGAGCCTCCGGGCTGATGCTGGCCTCCCTTCTCCAAAACAGGAAAAACGTCTGTCTCATTGACGGCAATCCCGCCCCCGGTGCCAAGATCGCCGTCAGCGGAGGGGGACGCTGCAACCTCTGCAACGCCCATCTCGATCCGAGTTATTACCGGGGGGATGCCAAAGTGCTCCGGTCGGTCTTTGGGCGTTATGATCAGCACTGGCTGCTGCGCTGGTTTCACGAGCGCGGGGTCGAGACCCGTCTGGAGAAGGGGTCGCAATATTTCGCCAAAGAGCGGAGCCGGGCGGTGCTCGATGCTCTGCAGCGGGCGGCGCGGGGGGTCGAGACCCTCTACGGTTTCCGCGTCAAAGAGATCCGGAAGGAAGCGGAGGGTTTTTCCCTGATCCCCGAACGGGGCAGGGCTCTGCGCTGCCGGCGCCTGGTGATCGCCAGCGGGGGGCTCAGCTTCCCCAAACTGGGTGCCAGCGGGATCGGGCTGGAGTTTGCCAAAGAGTCGGGCCATCCTGTCGAGCCTACCGCTCCAGCGCTGGTGGGATTTACCCTGCAACCGGCGCAGGCTTTTTTCAAATCGCTCAGCGGCGTGGCCGTGGAGGCGGAAGTGCGGGTCGCCCGTCGCTGCTGGCGGGATCGTCTCCTCTTCGCCCACCGGGGGATCAGCGGCCCGGCGGTGCTCAACGCTTCGCTCTGGTGGGAGCGGGGAGAGATCTCCATCGATTTCCTGCCGGGCTTCGATCTGAATGAGATCCGGAGTGAGCGGAAGAACCTCTCCACACTCCTGCCTCTGCCCAAACGGGCGGCTCTGGCTTTTCTGAAAGTCCTGCAGATCCGGGATCGGCCCTGCCGTCAACTCGGGCGAGCCGAATGGGAGCGCCTGGAGGGTTTGCACGATTATCGCTTTGCCCCGGCGGGGACCTTCGGCTACTCCAAGGCCGAGGTGACCCGGGGAGGGGTGGGCCTTTCCCGGATCGATCCGCTGACGATGGAGAGTCGCCTGGTTCCGGGGCTCTACTTCCTGGGTGAAGTGTTGGATGTCACCGGGGAGCTGGGAGGATACAACTTCCAGTGGGCTTTCAGCTCTGCCGCTGTCTGCGCCGAAGCGCTCAATGAATGA
- the rseP gene encoding RIP metalloprotease RseP — MSLIFYLFVAFFALSVLVFFHELGHFTVARLMGVKIERFSIGFGKILTRKRCCGTEWAFSAVPLGGYVKMKGQDDSDPTVRSSDPDSYNAKKPWQRILILLAGPGANFVLAFFLYLFIALHGAPLIAARDYIPPVVGQVAPDTPAAKAGLQPGDRILAIDGTPVRYWYQIGEAIQKAPEPILVTILRHGKELTLKLHTKIVEGENEFKEKIKRRIIGISPKVSKDTIIRFAPSEALFYAWNETKKATLLIATGVKKMSTGEVGTENVGGPITIFDIMMKFAQAGFVYLLFIMALISVNLGVLNLLPIPALDGGHIMFNLYEMITRHEPSEVAYYRLTVLGWVLLGGIMFLGLFNDFQRLMGGTHG; from the coding sequence ATGTCGCTTATTTTCTATCTATTCGTCGCTTTTTTCGCCCTATCGGTGCTGGTCTTTTTTCACGAATTGGGCCACTTCACCGTCGCCAGGTTGATGGGGGTCAAGATCGAGCGTTTCAGCATCGGTTTCGGCAAGATCCTCACCCGAAAGCGGTGCTGCGGGACCGAGTGGGCCTTCAGTGCCGTTCCCCTGGGCGGTTATGTCAAGATGAAGGGCCAGGATGACAGCGACCCCACCGTGCGCAGCAGCGACCCCGACAGTTACAATGCCAAAAAACCCTGGCAACGGATCCTCATCCTCCTGGCGGGACCCGGCGCCAACTTCGTGCTGGCCTTTTTCCTCTACCTCTTTATCGCCCTGCACGGCGCCCCCCTGATCGCCGCCCGGGATTACATCCCGCCGGTCGTGGGCCAGGTCGCCCCCGACACTCCCGCCGCAAAAGCCGGTCTGCAGCCCGGGGACAGGATCCTGGCGATCGACGGAACCCCCGTGCGCTACTGGTATCAGATCGGCGAAGCGATCCAGAAAGCCCCAGAGCCGATCCTCGTGACGATCCTGCGCCACGGCAAAGAGCTCACCCTCAAGCTCCACACCAAGATCGTCGAGGGGGAGAACGAGTTCAAAGAGAAAATCAAGCGCCGTATCATCGGCATCTCTCCCAAAGTCAGCAAGGATACGATCATCCGCTTCGCCCCCTCCGAAGCCCTCTTCTACGCCTGGAACGAGACCAAAAAGGCCACACTCCTCATTGCCACCGGCGTCAAAAAGATGAGCACCGGGGAAGTGGGCACGGAGAATGTGGGAGGACCCATCACCATCTTCGACATTATGATGAAATTCGCCCAGGCGGGCTTCGTCTATCTACTCTTCATCATGGCCCTCATCTCCGTGAACCTCGGCGTCCTCAATCTCCTGCCGATCCCGGCTCTGGACGGCGGGCATATTATGTTCAACCTCTATGAGATGATCACCCGGCACGAACCCAGCGAAGTGGCTTACTACCGTTTGACGGTCCTGGGCTGGGTGCTCCTGGGCGGGATTATGTTCCTGGGGCTTTTCAACGATTTTCAACGACTAATGGGAGGCACACATGGCTGA
- a CDS encoding YggS family pyridoxal phosphate-dependent enzyme: MADYKILSRETLARNLEAVIQRIEAARIKVDEHHIVKMVVVSKYTAIENIATLYDLGQRAFGENQVQQLEERVHALEDLPLEWHMIGRLQKNKINKLIDLDPFLLQSLDSLDLAEALDKRLEAKEKRMECLLQINSAREESKAGVAPEAAVDVYREIKERFSRIDLRGVMTIGAHTDDKATVRKSFETTRRIFDELQSEGAEICSMGMSGDFELAIECGSNMVRIGSALFAE; encoded by the coding sequence ATGGCTGATTATAAAATCCTGAGCCGGGAAACCCTGGCCCGAAATCTCGAGGCGGTGATCCAGCGGATCGAAGCGGCCCGCATCAAAGTGGATGAGCACCACATCGTCAAAATGGTGGTCGTAAGCAAATACACGGCGATCGAAAACATCGCCACCCTCTACGACCTGGGCCAGCGGGCCTTTGGAGAGAATCAGGTCCAGCAGCTCGAAGAGCGCGTCCACGCCCTGGAGGATCTGCCCCTGGAGTGGCATATGATCGGGCGCCTGCAGAAGAACAAGATCAACAAGCTCATCGATCTGGACCCCTTTCTGCTCCAATCCCTCGATTCCCTGGATCTGGCGGAGGCTCTAGACAAGCGGCTGGAAGCCAAGGAAAAGCGTATGGAGTGCCTCCTGCAGATCAACAGCGCCCGCGAAGAGAGCAAGGCCGGCGTCGCCCCGGAAGCGGCGGTGGACGTCTACCGTGAGATCAAAGAGCGCTTCTCCCGCATCGACCTGCGCGGCGTCATGACCATCGGAGCCCATACCGACGACAAGGCGACGGTGCGCAAGAGTTTCGAAACCACCCGAAGGATCTTCGACGAGCTTCAAAGCGAAGGCGCCGAGATCTGCTCGATGGGTATGAGCGGCGATTTCGAGCTGGCCATCGAGTGCGGCTCCAATATGGTCCGCATCGGTTCCGCCCTCTTTGCGGAGTGA
- a CDS encoding DUF2062 domain-containing protein, producing MIRRLFKRKSHDPDSKLGKVLEKYHIPKEYFAINRRMVSRGVLVGLFWGFIPMPFQMLAVIFTTPLLRFNVPIAISMVWLSNPLTMPAMYYMEYKTGNLFLGLPGLENVELSIEWFKHHLEDIFLPLYVGTAFYSIIISYLVYLLINRLWVLSVHREKHRKEQERRQRKEMIISPKETL from the coding sequence ATGATCCGGAGACTCTTCAAAAGAAAAAGCCACGACCCCGACAGTAAGCTCGGCAAAGTCCTCGAGAAGTATCACATCCCCAAAGAGTATTTCGCCATCAACCGCCGGATGGTCTCCCGCGGTGTCCTGGTGGGACTCTTCTGGGGCTTTATCCCCATGCCCTTTCAAATGCTGGCGGTGATCTTTACCACCCCCCTCCTGCGCTTCAATGTCCCCATCGCCATCAGTATGGTCTGGCTCTCCAACCCCCTGACCATGCCGGCGATGTACTATATGGAGTACAAAACGGGCAATCTGTTCCTGGGGCTTCCCGGATTGGAGAACGTGGAGCTGAGCATCGAATGGTTCAAACACCATCTGGAGGATATCTTCCTGCCCCTCTATGTGGGCACTGCCTTCTACTCCATCATCATCAGCTACCTGGTCTATCTGCTCATCAACCGTCTCTGGGTCCTCTCGGTCCATCGAGAGAAGCACCGCAAAGAGCAAGAGCGGCGACAACGAAAAGAGATGATCATATCCCCGAAGGAGACTCTGTGA
- a CDS encoding RsmB/NOP family class I SAM-dependent RNA methyltransferase, with the protein MNPSRDPATLPPEFTQRLERLFPPHIYERVLQSFSSPKTTTFRVNPLKTDASSLQKELESLGFEIEAVDWLPGAFRLLDPDQRRALTESGAFYEGRLYIQNLSSMLAPLILAPRPEEQVLDLAAAPGGKTLMMAGMMENRGWISAVEPVKERFHRLKRNIENAGAEIVHTYMKDGRSVGRACPAMFDRVLLDAPCSSEAKFSTLNPKSYAYWSPRKVKESQRLQKRLILSAWQSLRPGGRLLYSTCSFAPEENEAVVDHLLGKAPDAKLLPIELPIDNQMEGLVGWEKKRFAPELERARRVLPTEEMDGFFLALIEKSL; encoded by the coding sequence GTGAACCCGTCCCGAGACCCGGCTACTCTTCCGCCTGAATTTACCCAACGCCTCGAGCGGCTCTTTCCTCCCCATATCTACGAAAGGGTCCTGCAAAGCTTCTCTTCTCCCAAAACCACCACCTTCCGGGTCAATCCCCTCAAAACCGATGCTTCGAGCCTGCAAAAGGAGTTGGAGTCCCTGGGTTTCGAGATTGAAGCGGTCGACTGGCTCCCCGGAGCTTTCCGCCTGCTCGATCCCGATCAGCGCCGGGCCCTGACCGAGAGCGGAGCCTTCTATGAAGGCCGGCTCTACATCCAGAACCTCTCGTCCATGCTGGCGCCTCTGATCCTGGCCCCGCGACCCGAGGAGCAGGTCCTCGACCTGGCCGCCGCCCCGGGGGGCAAGACCCTGATGATGGCGGGAATGATGGAAAACCGGGGGTGGATCAGCGCCGTCGAGCCGGTCAAGGAGCGTTTCCATCGGCTCAAACGCAATATCGAGAACGCCGGCGCCGAAATCGTCCACACCTATATGAAAGACGGCCGGAGCGTAGGACGCGCCTGTCCGGCGATGTTCGACCGGGTTTTGCTGGATGCCCCCTGCTCCTCGGAGGCCAAATTCTCCACCCTCAACCCCAAAAGCTACGCCTACTGGAGCCCCCGAAAAGTCAAGGAGAGCCAGCGCCTCCAGAAGCGCCTCATCCTCTCGGCGTGGCAGAGCTTGCGCCCCGGAGGACGGCTGCTCTACTCCACCTGCTCCTTCGCCCCCGAGGAGAACGAAGCGGTCGTCGATCATCTCCTGGGCAAAGCCCCCGACGCGAAGCTTCTGCCGATCGAGCTCCCCATTGACAATCAGATGGAGGGGCTCGTCGGCTGGGAGAAAAAGCGCTTCGCCCCGGAACTCGAACGGGCCCGGCGTGTCCTCCCCACCGAGGAGATGGACGGCTTTTTCCTCGCCCTGATCGAAAAGAGTCTATGA
- a CDS encoding lytic murein transglycosylase has protein sequence MFLRLLLPFLLTLGFLAPLSALDCGRGKPFPQWLKAFERYAVSQGISPDTVHRALDGITYDPSVIRRDRRQHQFSYDFRTFAKRIISPYRLRKGKQLIHKKARLFKAIEKRYGVPAPVIVAFWGLESDFGAYMGKDNTLRSLATLAYDCRRSDEFQKELLAALKIIDEGDLTPRQMRGSWAGELGQTQFLPSYYLKYGVDFDGDGRRDLIHSSADALASTANYLRHLGWKPGEPWIREVIVPRQMPWDESGLEHSHSLSYWGKLGVTDRNGRPLHGSFNASLLLPMGKDGPAFLAFDNFKDTYLTWNNSLLYSLTAAYFATRLDGAPAMRPDRAKIASLSGRQIQTLQRLLAKRGYDVGKIDGIIGEKTRLAVKDLQKKLGLPADGYPTQELLRRLR, from the coding sequence ATGTTCCTTAGACTCCTTCTCCCCTTCCTGCTCACGCTGGGCTTCCTTGCTCCCCTCAGCGCCCTCGATTGCGGCCGGGGCAAACCTTTCCCCCAATGGCTCAAAGCCTTCGAGCGCTACGCGGTCTCCCAGGGGATCAGCCCCGATACCGTCCATAGGGCTCTCGACGGTATCACTTACGACCCTTCCGTCATCCGCCGGGACCGCAGGCAGCATCAGTTCTCCTACGATTTCCGCACCTTCGCCAAGCGGATCATCTCCCCCTACCGCCTGCGCAAAGGCAAGCAGCTGATCCACAAAAAGGCCCGACTCTTCAAAGCTATCGAAAAACGATACGGGGTTCCCGCCCCCGTGATCGTGGCCTTTTGGGGGTTGGAGAGTGATTTCGGCGCCTATATGGGCAAGGACAATACCCTGCGCTCCCTGGCGACCCTCGCCTACGACTGCCGCCGCAGCGATGAATTCCAAAAAGAGCTCCTCGCTGCACTTAAAATCATTGATGAAGGGGATTTGACACCCCGGCAGATGCGGGGTTCCTGGGCCGGTGAACTGGGACAGACCCAGTTTCTGCCCAGCTACTATCTCAAATACGGGGTCGATTTCGACGGGGACGGACGCCGGGACCTCATCCACAGCAGCGCCGACGCCTTGGCTTCGACCGCCAACTATCTGCGCCATCTGGGCTGGAAGCCCGGAGAGCCCTGGATCCGAGAAGTCATCGTCCCCCGTCAAATGCCCTGGGATGAAAGCGGCCTGGAGCATAGCCACTCCCTCTCCTACTGGGGAAAACTGGGCGTCACCGACCGCAACGGACGCCCCCTGCACGGCAGCTTCAACGCTTCACTCCTCCTGCCGATGGGCAAGGACGGCCCCGCCTTCCTCGCCTTCGACAATTTCAAAGACACTTACCTGACCTGGAACAATTCCCTGCTCTACTCCCTAACGGCGGCCTACTTCGCCACCCGCTTAGATGGAGCCCCCGCTATGCGCCCCGACCGGGCCAAAATCGCCTCCCTCTCCGGACGCCAGATCCAGACCCTCCAACGCCTCCTGGCCAAACGGGGCTACGATGTAGGCAAGATCGACGGCATCATCGGCGAAAAGACCCGCCTGGCGGTCAAGGATCTCCAGAAGAAGCTGGGTCTTCCCGCCGACGGCTATCCGACACAGGAGTTGCTGCGGCGCCTGCGCTAG
- the gap gene encoding type I glyceraldehyde-3-phosphate dehydrogenase, translating into MKKVAINGLGRIGKMVLWHYVTNKPENVEIVVANGGSGTPEDLAYMLKFDSMHGRFPAEISYDDTSLTVGGQKIAIVDERDPAKLPWAEMGIDIVLECTGHFTDRDGAAKHLEAGAKKVLISAPGKNVDLTVVLGVNQDQYDPAQHHIVSNASCTTNSLAPAMKVLEERFGVEDAHITTTHAYTSSQVTIDKKKPGKHRRGRAAAVNIIPTTTGAAKATVEVLPELQGKMTAMALRVPVADGAITEIVANLKKETTVEELNAAFEEAAKGELKGILEFSTEELVSSDILGNPHSSIIDGLSTQVLNGKMVKVMAWYDNEFGYSGRLLELADLVASKM; encoded by the coding sequence ATGAAAAAGGTAGCGATCAACGGATTGGGCAGGATAGGAAAAATGGTTCTGTGGCACTATGTGACCAACAAACCGGAAAATGTGGAGATCGTCGTTGCCAACGGCGGCAGCGGCACCCCGGAGGATCTGGCCTATATGCTCAAGTTCGATTCGATGCACGGCCGTTTCCCCGCAGAGATCAGTTATGACGATACGAGCCTGACCGTAGGAGGGCAGAAGATCGCTATTGTCGACGAGCGTGATCCCGCCAAGCTCCCCTGGGCCGAGATGGGCATCGATATCGTCCTGGAGTGTACCGGCCACTTCACCGACCGTGACGGAGCGGCTAAGCACCTCGAAGCCGGAGCCAAAAAAGTCCTCATCTCCGCTCCCGGCAAGAATGTGGATTTGACGGTGGTTCTGGGGGTCAATCAGGATCAATACGATCCGGCGCAGCATCACATCGTCTCCAACGCCAGCTGCACCACCAACTCTCTGGCCCCGGCCATGAAGGTGCTCGAAGAGCGCTTCGGTGTCGAAGACGCCCACATCACCACCACCCACGCCTATACCTCCAGCCAGGTCACCATCGACAAGAAAAAGCCCGGCAAGCATCGCCGTGGGCGCGCGGCGGCGGTCAACATCATCCCCACTACCACCGGAGCCGCCAAGGCGACCGTGGAAGTCCTGCCCGAGCTTCAGGGCAAGATGACCGCTATGGCCCTGCGGGTGCCCGTAGCCGACGGTGCCATCACCGAGATCGTCGCCAACCTCAAAAAGGAGACCACCGTCGAGGAGCTCAACGCCGCCTTCGAGGAGGCCGCCAAGGGTGAGCTCAAGGGGATTCTGGAGTTCAGCACCGAGGAGCTGGTCTCCAGCGACATCCTGGGCAACCCCCACTCCAGCATCATCGACGGCCTCTCGACGCAGGTGCTCAACGGCAAAATGGTCAAAGTGATGGCCTGGTACGACAACGAGTTCGGATACTCCGGACGCCTCCTTGAATTGGCCGATCTGGTCGCCTCCAAAATGTAA
- a CDS encoding zinc-dependent peptidase — protein sequence MAYYLALMEFIFALMALWLLWQAWQWYKRVRLMKWIEKEPFPQEWEAWLKRTPHYRLLPEQMRKRVKKSLRYFMETKEFRPIKTELDNEMKVIISFYACLIVLGREGECYGILQTVLIYPNVVVAPRREQNGWIVREEEALLEGESSGDTVVIAWHEARRDAYHTWPHNVIIHEFTHVLDFEDGAADGVPPLMQRSRKEWLQVVSRRYEELRERAEENRDWGEYRLIGAYAATNEAEFFAVTTELFFQRPATLKKHFPDLYGEYRAYYHLDTAALFGDLDRRLPRWPQPGD from the coding sequence ATGGCCTATTATTTGGCGTTGATGGAATTCATATTCGCTCTGATGGCCCTCTGGCTGCTTTGGCAGGCTTGGCAATGGTACAAAAGAGTGCGCCTGATGAAGTGGATCGAAAAGGAGCCTTTCCCCCAGGAGTGGGAAGCGTGGCTGAAGCGGACACCCCACTATCGGCTGTTGCCGGAGCAAATGCGTAAGCGGGTGAAAAAAAGCCTGCGCTATTTTATGGAGACCAAAGAATTCCGTCCCATAAAGACGGAGCTCGATAATGAGATGAAGGTGATCATCTCTTTCTACGCCTGTCTGATCGTTCTGGGGCGTGAAGGGGAGTGCTACGGGATTTTGCAGACGGTCCTGATATATCCCAATGTGGTTGTCGCCCCCCGCAGGGAGCAAAACGGTTGGATCGTGCGGGAAGAGGAGGCGTTGCTGGAGGGGGAGTCCTCCGGTGACACGGTGGTGATCGCCTGGCACGAGGCACGGCGGGATGCCTATCACACCTGGCCCCATAATGTGATCATCCACGAGTTCACCCACGTGCTCGATTTCGAGGATGGGGCTGCCGACGGGGTGCCTCCGCTGATGCAGCGAAGCCGCAAGGAGTGGCTGCAGGTCGTTTCGCGCCGTTACGAAGAGCTCAGAGAGCGGGCGGAAGAGAACAGAGACTGGGGAGAATACCGGCTGATCGGCGCCTATGCCGCCACCAACGAGGCGGAATTTTTCGCCGTGACGACGGAACTCTTTTTCCAACGTCCGGCTACGCTCAAAAAGCATTTTCCCGACCTCTACGGGGAGTACCGCGCCTACTATCATCTCGATACGGCCGCTCTCTTCGGGGATCTCGATCGCCGGCTGCCCCGTTGGCCGCAGCCGGGGGATTGA
- a CDS encoding class I SAM-dependent methyltransferase — MTQLRQEDSKVEVSGFEAKYYDTLMDLITLGWYPSFIRRAIADLGLKQGDRVLDLGAGTGRNALLMREYVGEEGQIVGLEIGEEMQRQFLRKTGPYPNIVMVERRIDEPLPYEEEFDLAFISFVLHGFIQEKRDAIIANATRALKPGGTFAILDYNNFDVDQAPAWVRFAIRKVECPLAEDFIRRDTRKMLETHGFGDFSQTEYLKGHIRLLQGKKL, encoded by the coding sequence ATGACTCAATTGCGCCAGGAAGATTCGAAAGTCGAAGTGAGCGGCTTTGAAGCGAAGTATTACGATACGCTGATGGATCTGATCACTCTGGGCTGGTACCCCTCGTTCATACGCAGGGCGATCGCTGACCTCGGGCTGAAACAGGGCGACCGGGTGCTCGACCTGGGAGCGGGGACGGGGCGCAACGCTCTGCTGATGCGGGAGTATGTCGGAGAGGAGGGGCAGATCGTCGGCCTGGAGATCGGCGAAGAGATGCAGCGCCAATTCCTCCGAAAGACCGGGCCCTATCCCAATATCGTGATGGTGGAGCGGCGTATCGATGAGCCCTTGCCCTACGAAGAGGAGTTCGATCTGGCTTTCATCTCCTTCGTTCTCCACGGTTTTATCCAGGAGAAGCGCGACGCCATCATCGCCAATGCCACTCGGGCCCTGAAACCGGGCGGTACCTTCGCCATTCTCGATTACAACAATTTCGATGTGGACCAAGCCCCGGCCTGGGTCCGTTTTGCCATCCGCAAAGTGGAGTGCCCTTTGGCTGAGGATTTCATCCGCCGGGATACCCGCAAGATGCTCGAAACCCACGGCTTTGGGGACTTTTCCCAGACGGAGTATTTGAAAGGCCACATTCGTCTGCTGCAAGGGAAAAAACTCTGA
- a CDS encoding NnrS family protein has product MPRPKLVYFFSQPHQPFFALGLFNALAVMLLFIPAFRGMLSIDARLLHAYGMIFLVFTNFFYGFTYTTFTRFSAQPPIEERRYLRVWVLNLLAALSFYVSLWMPPLFYVAALLMALSFAYTLRIFMGIYAKAPEPKKDQYWIIVGFGMGALADLLFLLAQIPCRHCRSGLYFDMGVEVGIYLYLIFLPAVIAFRMVPHFSRCMNYRKSRGFDGVLLLLLLAHVLLSQAWPKGLFAVDLLAALWLGRELWRMELPFPNPDPLLWGLHLALFWLPLGFLAGAAVEFFEAWFGYASLYLPLHLLVLGFLTTIMIAFGTRVTLGHGGAVLGMDRWGAWLLWMTQVVVLGRLALSLAAAQGSISPWFDISATLWIVLFVLWTAKYGKILVRGAR; this is encoded by the coding sequence ATGCCCCGACCGAAGCTCGTCTATTTCTTCTCCCAGCCCCATCAGCCCTTTTTCGCCTTGGGGCTTTTCAACGCTCTGGCGGTGATGCTCCTCTTCATCCCGGCGTTTAGAGGTATGCTCTCCATCGATGCCCGCCTGCTGCACGCTTACGGAATGATCTTTCTCGTTTTTACCAACTTCTTCTACGGCTTTACCTATACCACCTTCACCCGCTTCAGCGCCCAGCCCCCTATCGAGGAGCGGCGCTATCTGCGGGTCTGGGTTTTGAACCTGTTGGCGGCTTTGAGTTTCTATGTTTCTCTTTGGATGCCGCCTCTTTTCTATGTCGCGGCGCTCTTGATGGCTCTTTCATTCGCCTATACCCTGCGGATCTTTATGGGGATCTACGCCAAAGCCCCCGAGCCCAAAAAGGATCAATACTGGATCATCGTGGGTTTCGGGATGGGGGCTTTGGCGGATCTGCTCTTCCTTTTGGCCCAGATCCCCTGCCGCCACTGCCGTTCGGGGCTCTATTTCGATATGGGGGTGGAGGTCGGGATCTATCTCTATCTGATCTTTCTGCCCGCGGTGATCGCTTTTCGGATGGTGCCCCATTTCAGCCGCTGTATGAACTACCGCAAGAGCCGGGGTTTTGACGGGGTGCTTCTGCTTTTGCTGCTGGCCCACGTGCTGCTCTCCCAAGCCTGGCCGAAGGGGCTCTTCGCCGTGGACCTGCTTGCAGCCCTCTGGCTCGGGCGGGAGCTGTGGCGGATGGAGCTTCCTTTCCCCAATCCCGATCCGCTGCTCTGGGGGCTGCATCTGGCGCTCTTTTGGCTGCCGCTTGGCTTTTTGGCGGGAGCGGCGGTGGAGTTTTTCGAAGCCTGGTTCGGTTACGCTTCCCTTTATCTGCCTTTGCACCTGCTCGTGCTGGGATTTTTGACGACGATTATGATCGCCTTCGGTACCCGGGTGACCCTGGGGCACGGCGGAGCAGTTTTGGGGATGGACCGCTGGGGCGCGTGGCTGCTCTGGATGACCCAGGTGGTGGTACTGGGGCGCCTGGCCCTCTCTCTGGCGGCGGCGCAGGGGAGCATCAGCCCCTGGTTCGACATCAGTGCCACGCTGTGGATAGTGCTCTTTGTGCTCTGGACGGCGAAGTATGGGAAGATCCTCGTCCGCGGAGCACGATAG
- a CDS encoding DedA family protein — protein sequence MTDLLVEFLKEYSYPILFIWSIMEGETGLVMAGILSHTGDMNLWLSILTAGLGGFTGDTIYFFIGRWNRKYVYRKFKNQRRKFALAHLLLKKYGWPIIFIQRYLYGMRTVIPIAIGMTRYPTSKFLLINFLSAMVWAAVTILLAWTFGEHILHLLHWARDYWYIALPFGALIAGGIYYYFHKATQKVEKKILHNPKSPKEG from the coding sequence ATGACCGATCTGCTGGTGGAGTTTCTCAAAGAGTACAGCTATCCCATTCTTTTTATCTGGAGCATTATGGAGGGGGAGACCGGCCTGGTGATGGCGGGGATCCTTTCCCATACCGGAGATATGAACCTCTGGCTCTCGATCCTCACGGCGGGGTTGGGAGGCTTCACCGGGGATACCATCTACTTTTTCATCGGCCGGTGGAATCGGAAATATGTCTACCGCAAGTTCAAGAACCAGCGGCGCAAATTCGCCCTGGCGCACCTGCTTCTTAAAAAATACGGCTGGCCCATTATCTTCATCCAGCGCTACCTCTACGGGATGCGCACCGTCATTCCCATCGCCATCGGGATGACCCGCTACCCCACATCGAAATTTTTGCTCATCAACTTCCTCAGCGCGATGGTCTGGGCGGCGGTGACGATCCTGCTGGCCTGGACCTTCGGTGAGCATATCCTCCATCTGCTCCACTGGGCCCGCGACTACTGGTACATTGCGCTCCCCTTCGGTGCCCTGATCGCCGGGGGGATCTACTACTACTTCCACAAAGCGACCCAAAAGGTGGAAAAGAAAATTCTCCATAACCCGAAATCCCCAAAGGAGGGCTGA
- the cutA gene encoding divalent-cation tolerance protein CutA produces the protein MKAPNALVVVTTTETKEHAEFLARTLLEARLGTCVQIIPIHSLYRWQGAIESAGEYRLEIKTLLRCYPALERLILRHHPYETPEIIALPVVEGSAGYLEWLEGECRKA, from the coding sequence ATGAAAGCACCAAATGCCCTGGTCGTCGTGACCACCACCGAGACGAAAGAACACGCCGAATTCCTCGCCCGCACCCTCCTCGAAGCCCGCCTGGGCACCTGCGTGCAGATCATCCCCATCCACAGCCTCTACCGCTGGCAGGGGGCCATCGAATCGGCAGGCGAATACCGCCTGGAGATCAAGACCCTCCTCCGCTGCTACCCCGCCCTGGAACGCCTGATCCTCCGGCATCATCCCTACGAGACACCGGAGATCATCGCCCTGCCGGTCGTCGAGGGGTCGGCGGGGTATTTGGAGTGGCTGGAGGGGGAATGCCGAAAGGCATGA